From Anaerosoma tenue:
GGCTCATGTTGGCCAGCATGCGCTGGTTCGAGATGTTCGCGCGCTGGAGCTGGCGGTTCGCTTCGAGCAGCTCGCCCGTGCGACGATCCACCTGCTGCTCCAGCTCCCACCGGTATCGCTCGAGCTCCCGCTCAGCGGCGACCCGATCGGTGATGTCCTGGAATACCACCACCGCGCGCGCCGCTCCGTCGACCGGATCGCCGAGCGGCGTAGCGCTGACCGCGTACCAGGCGCCCTCGGGCGCAGCGAATCCCCTGTAGCGGATCCCGCGAACAGGAGCGGACGCCACGATCGCGGTCAGGTCGGCGGCCACCGCCTCAGGGGCCTGCACGGGGAACGACGGGGCCGGCAGGCCCAGCACGTGCCGCGCCTCATCGTTGGCGAACGACACCGTGCCGCCTGTCTCGGCCACCACTATGCCGGCGGGAGTGGTCTCCACGACGCTCATCAGCAACTCATGCTCCCTGCGCATCTCGCGCTCGGCGGCCTCCGCCATCCGCAGCTGCTCCGCACTCGATCTGCTGTACAGGAGGTACGCGACGAGCGGCACGAACAGGACCTCGGCATAATCCTCGTACTCGTCCAGCACCTGGGTGATGCCCGCGTGTTCGAGCACGTTCGAGAGACTGACGAAGATGAGCAGTCCGAGGCCTATGAGCAGCGGGTACTTGAGTCCGCGGCTGATGCCGTCGTCCCGGGGCGGAGTCGCCGCCAGCAGGACGAACGCCGCGGCGAGGAACACGAGCGCCGTCGCGTCGAACAGGGCGACCGTGCTCATCGCTGCTCCGCGACGCGTGCCCGTGCCGACCTGAACATGCTCAGCGTCCCGCCGAAGAACAGGGCGCCCATCACGGCGTGAGACAGGTGCTCGGCCATGTTGAGCGCCTCAGGAGCGATGAAGCCCTCCAGAACGGTGAACACGTATCCCAGGGCGACTACCAGGTACCCGCCGATGAACCACCGCTTGCCCGGGATGTGGATCGCCCTGACGTTCGCCACCATGATCGGCGTGAGGAAGACGACCATCAGCAGGTCGACGATCTCGCTCTCCTGATACACGGCCTATCCCTCGTCCCGGTTCAAGTCGAGCGCCAGGGAGTTCATGCAGTACCTGAGACCGGTGGGTTCGGGGCCGTCTTCGAACACGTGGCCCAGGTGCGAGCCGCACCTCGCACAGCGGATCTCCGTACGGGTCATACCGTGGCTCGTGTCGGGCAGTTCCTCCACGGCGTCGTCCGAGACAGGGCGGTAGAAGCTCGGCCAGCCGCATCCTGAGTGGTACTTCGTCTCCGACCGGAACAGCGGATTGCCGCAGGCCCCACAGCGATACACGCCCTCGTCGGCCGTGTCCACGTACTCGCCGCTGAACGGGGGCTCGGTGCCCGACTCCCGCAGCACGCGGTACTGATCGGGCGACAGGACGGCCCGCCACTCGCCTTCGTTCCGCTCAAGCTCGTACCGCTTCATACCGCCGCTCTCCGGGACGTGATCGCACACAGGCCGGCAAGCCCGCGCTTCTTGTAGTACTTCTGATGATACTTCTCGGCGAGGTGGAACGGGCCGATCGGCTGGATACGCGTGTGCACGGGACCCAGCCCGGACTCCACGGCGGAGAGCGACGATTCGGCCGCAGCCCTCTCTTCGTCGTCGGCGTAGAAGATGACGGACGCGTACTGCCGCGGCGGCGGAGAGCCGGTGGGCCGATGCTGTGCCCAGAACTCCGCGACGAGGTCGCTGTAGCCGATCACAGCAGGGTCGTAGTCGATCTGCACGCACTCGCTGTGATCGCCCATGGAACGATACGTGGGATCCGGCGTCGTTCCGCCCGCGTATCCCACACGCGTTGCGAGAACGCCGTCAAGACGCTCGAACCGGGCGTCGGGCTCCCAGAATCAACCCAGCGCGAACGTTGCGGTGGCGCGTCCGACGGCGTCACGGTGTCTCATCCCGCACTCCTCTCGCCGTCGGTCATGCAAGCAACATCCGCGCCGGAGCGGCTGGGTCAGCGACGACTCCGCCTGCGGCCGCTCCGCCTGCTATCGCTCCAGATGCGGCCGCTCCACCTCGTCGGCAAGCATCTCGAGGAAGAGGCCCACATCTGTGACGATGCCTATGGTCTGGAAGCTACCCCTATCGGCAAGCTTGGTCACCACGGCGGGGTTGATGTCCACGCACACCGTGGTGACGCGCGCCGGGAGCATGTTCCCCGTGGCGATCGAATGCAGCATCGTCGAGAGCATCACACAAGCGCCGGCCTCCTGGCAGTGGGCGCGCATCACGCGCTGCGCCTCGAGGACGTCGGTGATCACGTCGGGCAGCGGTCCGTCGTCACGGATCGATCCGGCCAGCACGTAGGGAGTCCCTGTCTCCACGAGGGTGTGCATGAGGCCGGTGGTGAGCACGCCCTGCTCCACCGCGCCGCGGATCCCCCCACACCCGCGGATGGTGTTGATAGCGCGCAGGTGGTGCTCGTGGCCTCCGGCGGCGGGACGTCCGGCGTCCATGGTGATGCCCAGCGAGGTCCCGTAGAGCGCCGACTCGATGTCGTGCGTGGCAACGGCGTTGCCGCCGAACATCACCGAGACGTAGCCGCTCTTCGCCAGACGGGCGAGATGCTCGGCGGCCCCGGTGTGCACCACCGCAGGGCCCACCACGAAGATGATCTTCTCGCCGCGCGCTCGCACCTTACGAAGCATGTGCGCCACGTCGCGGATGACGAGCGCCTTCGGCTTCTCCGATGAGACCTCGGAGTTCATGAACTCGAACTCCTGCTTCTCCCTGGGACGCTCGACAGGCCGCACACGCACGCCGGTATGGCCGAGCACGACATGCTCGCCTTCGCGCACGTCAGCCATCGCCACGGTACGGGCTGCTCCGTCGGCCACGACGATGCCGAGGTCCATCTCCGTGCCCGCCACTCCCGTCCAGCGTCCGGCGATACGAACGGCCGTCTCGAGATTCGTGGTCGCGTAGAAGCCCTGCGGGAAGACCCCGTCTGCGGGGGCCGGGGCGGTGCGCACGTCGTCAGCGTCGACCGGTTCGGCCCCGAGCTGCCCGATCTCGCCGAGGATCGCGTCCAACTGTGCCGCATCGGCAGCGCGCACCCGCAAGACCGCGATCGACGGGTCGACGTTCGTCCTGCCCACGTCGAACGACAAGGTCTCGAATTCGCCGTCGAGGGCGACGATGTCGTCCATGATGCGTGACATGATCCCCGAGTCGATGAGATGACCGGTGATCCTGACGTCCTCGTACGGGCCATGCGGCATGATGCGGACCTCCAACGTAGGGACCGAGACATGGTGATTATGGTGCATCCGAACCGATGCTGCACTTCGCGCTCGTGAGCACGGCTCCCCACGGGCCTGAAGGGGTACGAACTACGTGTATTCACGAACGAAGGATGCCTACGATGCACTCATACAGGACCCGGCCACGCCCCGACCAGGAATCGGCCTGGGAGTATCCACGTCCGCCGCTCGTACAGAAAGCGCCGCATCGCGTGCAGGTC
This genomic window contains:
- a CDS encoding PAS domain-containing sensor histidine kinase; the encoded protein is MSTVALFDATALVFLAAAFVLLAATPPRDDGISRGLKYPLLIGLGLLIFVSLSNVLEHAGITQVLDEYEDYAEVLFVPLVAYLLYSRSSAEQLRMAEAAEREMRREHELLMSVVETTPAGIVVAETGGTVSFANDEARHVLGLPAPSFPVQAPEAVAADLTAIVASAPVRGIRYRGFAAPEGAWYAVSATPLGDPVDGAARAVVVFQDITDRVAAERELERYRWELEQQVDRRTGELLEANRQLQRANISNQRMLANMSHELRTPLNSILGFTDVLLQGLPGALNQEQRRQLDFVRQSGQQLLGLVDNALDLARIESGRSGITLASVDLGTTVRKVVAPMDVIAAERFIGLDCVCDEGLLVTTDADKLGQVVRNLVTNAIKFTDPGGTVTVSVSGGSDGATVRVADTGVGIAPEDQKRIFEPFEQVDLGGTAHGTGLGLAICRELCHLLGYEITLESAVGQGSRFSIHVPLDAEPHDEDPAGGSS
- the msrB gene encoding peptide-methionine (R)-S-oxide reductase MsrB, yielding MKRYELERNEGEWRAVLSPDQYRVLRESGTEPPFSGEYVDTADEGVYRCGACGNPLFRSETKYHSGCGWPSFYRPVSDDAVEELPDTSHGMTRTEIRCARCGSHLGHVFEDGPEPTGLRYCMNSLALDLNRDEG
- a CDS encoding peptide-methionine (S)-S-oxide reductase — protein: MGYAGGTTPDPTYRSMGDHSECVQIDYDPAVIGYSDLVAEFWAQHRPTGSPPPRQYASVIFYADDEERAAAESSLSAVESGLGPVHTRIQPIGPFHLAEKYHQKYYKKRGLAGLCAITSRRAAV
- a CDS encoding ornithine cyclodeaminase, nickel-pincer nucleotide-dependent, with translation MPHGPYEDVRITGHLIDSGIMSRIMDDIVALDGEFETLSFDVGRTNVDPSIAVLRVRAADAAQLDAILGEIGQLGAEPVDADDVRTAPAPADGVFPQGFYATTNLETAVRIAGRWTGVAGTEMDLGIVVADGAARTVAMADVREGEHVVLGHTGVRVRPVERPREKQEFEFMNSEVSSEKPKALVIRDVAHMLRKVRARGEKIIFVVGPAVVHTGAAEHLARLAKSGYVSVMFGGNAVATHDIESALYGTSLGITMDAGRPAAGGHEHHLRAINTIRGCGGIRGAVEQGVLTTGLMHTLVETGTPYVLAGSIRDDGPLPDVITDVLEAQRVMRAHCQEAGACVMLSTMLHSIATGNMLPARVTTVCVDINPAVVTKLADRGSFQTIGIVTDVGLFLEMLADEVERPHLER